The DNA segment TCGGGCAATATTCAACAATGATAAATCTGGAAGTGAGGAGAACTATGATGGTGGGCTGCTTTTCAGCTGGGCAATGCAACAAGTTAGTAACCACCTCACCACTCTTCAAGTTATGTTGGCAAACATAACAGAAGGTGGGTCTCTGTCCTACATTCTTGATCAATGCATGGTAAGAATTGGCTTCTGATCCTTTTTATATCTGGATTATGGTTCGATACAAGATTTAGCACCAAATTTCTGGTATCTTTCATAAATTTTGAACACTTGTTCATGTTCCAGTATTGTGCAATGGGTCTTGGCTTAGTTGGATTGGATTTCCGTGGCCTACTTCCACCAATCTTTGAAAAGTAATTGGTATTTGGATTATAAATTTTGTTATTAAGATTCGGGACTGTAAAGGGGCATTATTATTGATGATGTTATCTGCTTTTTGTAGCGCGGTTTTAAATTTGTTCTCGAAGAATATGAGTACGGCGGTTGAAAATTTTCAGGTAACACAATTTTCTGCAACTTTTATTTATGTGTACATACTGTTTCATTCTAGATTAATTATAAACTGAATATTTTATGCTGTTTGAGCTTTTGAATCAACTTTGTAGTTCTTTGGACACTGCACCTTACAATATTAGTATAGCATCTTACTGACACTGTTATACCTTCCACCAAGCTAGGTTGTTTTGGATTCACACCGTTGGGTTCCCATGCCATCTGTTGGCTTTGTAGCAAATGGAGTTGTGGATGAGACCTCAGACGATGTGACTCCACCTTCTGTTTTAATGGAGCATCCACCTCTTGCAGTGTTTGTTAATGGTAAGTTCTACTAAATCACTCGTATTTCACTTCTGAGATCATCACGTGTTGACTCTAGTTGAGCATGTTTCTGTAGCAATTTGTTTGTACAAGTTGATGTGTCGTGATTTTAAATTCTTGCGTGCAGGTGTTTCTGCAGCAATGAATGAGCTAAGACTGTGTGCGCCATTGAGCTTGAAACAAGTCCTTGCTCAGGAGGTGGTCAAGGGATTACAAGCAGTGTCTGACTCCCTAGTTAGATACAATGCCATGCGTATGCTTCGTGGGAATGAGtcctctcttttcctttcaCTCTGCCAGGCATTTATCGAGGTGGGCTGTGCTTTCTATGATAGAGGAATGGTCTTGAATCTGACAATAGAACTTTGCATGTTACCTCTCCACATGAAATAAAACTGAATGGGCTCAAAGTCTCAAACCCATCAAGTCTAAATTGTACACCATAAATATTTGTCTTTAGACAGGAGGAGGGCTCACATCTAAATTTTTCATCTCAGGTTGCATATCCTTATTGTGCGGCATGTTTTGGCCGATGCTACCCAAATGGTGCAACATTGATCACAGAGTGTCGGAGCACATTCGACGCTGTCAGCCAGCTATTGACCGTACCTGCAAGATCTAACAGTTCAGGGATCAGCATCGAACGGCGGCAGTCAGGAGGCCTCGAAAGAAAGCAGTCGGGAAGCCTCGAAAGAAAGCAGTCGGGAAGCATCGAACGAAGGCAGTCGGGAGTTATCGAACGAAAGCAGTCTGTTGAGAGTGCTGGGACGGCGGTCACTGATAATGGGCTCCCAGTTGATGGACCAGGGCCAGAGGTCAACAATGACGCTGGTACTCCTGCCTCACCGGTTCAGGCTGATGCGCAAACCAGTCCTCCGGCTATCAAGTAGCTTGGGATATGTTGAAATCTTCACCGAGGCTTGGTTGTCTTCAGCCAGAGAGGAGGCTGCCGCAAGATTTTATTCGCTGAGAATCCTGGTCTTACAATGTATACAAGCATTTCATCACCTGATATTTGTATTTTGATTTATACAACACTGAACACCATTAGTTTTGATGTTCATTGTTAGCCCATACCTAGATGTTGTAGAGTGAGTCTTCCATCCGGAATAATAATCCGATAACATGAATGGTGTTCGCAGCATGGTTGGCTGCACTTCTTTTTATTGGGATTTACAAGTCATCCTATGTGATCTCGTAGATGAGTGTTGCTATTCTCTCTTATACCAATCAGCTGTGGACTGAAAGAAAGAAATGCCAAGAAGCGGTGGAAGAGTGCAAGCAAAGTGTCGAATGAAATAAAGAAAGcagctggaggaggaggaaggataGCTAAAAGATGTGCATGCGTGCGGCCCATGCCATTGCGCGTCTCGTCGCCTTATCCTATCTTCTCCCCTCCATGTCACCAACAAATCAACAGCAAACAACCCAATGGCTCCTCACCAAAGAAATGGAGCAACATAAAGAAACCAAAAGGTTGTGGACTATTAGGGGCATGGTTTATCAAATCTAACGTTTTTaatagtgtttttttttcttcgcaAAGATTAGATTCTCCTTCACCGCGACATATAAGTAGGCAAACCTTGAGTGTGGCACTATTTTGAGAAAGTTATGGTTTTGATATACTACATCGAGTTTTGTTGCACAATGAATAGGCGAGACGGTAGAGTGTTTCCACCGAATTCCTAAGTTGGAGATAGTTTCTCATGTGTATGTATCACCTACTAGTTCTCTTTAGCTTCCATGTGAACAGTGACGGGGCTAGGATTTTCAATTTGGATGTACATACCTGTCATGCTCGTACCAGCGCCGCAGCCGCTGTCTTGCCCCGCCTCGCTAGTGCCcgcaccgccgctgccgctaCAGTATAAATGAAAAGTAGGAGTAAATCAAACAATGCAATTAGGCTTTATTATCTTCCACACTCCAGTCACAGAGTGATCAACACGCTTGAGCTTCCACAAGAAATCGAAATCCTTTAGATACATCTTCATCACTGAAGCTGTGAACACAGCTGGGCACGCCCATGGATCGGCCCATAAACTCCTGAAACATCGGATCCTCATGCTGGGCATGCCAATGGATCGCACCAGCCATAGTGCCTCCTCTCAATCCCTGACATCCATCTACCAAAACAGCCATCAGGCGCATCCTCACAGTAGGCTCAGCAAGCCACACAGAAAGACATCGCAGCGAGAGGTAATTACTTGAAACGCCTGAATCAGATACATGTGTTGGAATTGGATTCAATGAGTATGACTAGAGAACAGCGAGAATGCCGATTCAGCGGTTGCCGCTCGCGCGCATAAAGCCCACCACCTCCACCCGCAATAGCCTCACGGGTTCGTGGCACAAGCGAGCGAGGAGAGTTCCGACAAAAGCCAACAAGAGAAAAACCACAGAGTCGGTCTCCATGGAGGCTGAGGCGCCCGTGCGAGCCGGCCGCCGTCTCCATCGTGTCCACCTTgtgcctcctcctcggccaccgCGGCACTGCTCCTTCCTTGCATCGTTCATCTCCCGCTTCCGCTTCGCCACCGGGCGCGCCGCGATGGCCGGTTCCGCGGCTAGCCTCCGCCCGCGGCCGTGCACCACAACCGACGCCCGCATCACGGCTGCGGTCGCGGCCGCCGTTGTACCTGACGGTCCCACCCTGCGTATCGACGTTGagctgcttctaggtttggtagCCGCTAGGACTGGGAGAGTGGGAGTGGGAGATGTGGAACCGTCGTGTTCGTGTCTGGTTGTGGGGAATGGCAGTCGGTATGGATCTTGGGCCGGTGGGGTGCAGAGGTGTCCAGGTGGGACGTTTTCATGCTGGCAGCTGGGTCACATCTCACCAATAGGTAGCTTGTTAGCTTGTTTCCAGCA comes from the Phragmites australis chromosome 22, lpPhrAust1.1, whole genome shotgun sequence genome and includes:
- the LOC133905105 gene encoding conserved oligomeric Golgi complex subunit 8-like, with the translated sequence MDLLDAGQRPAPAADMASAASTLPLAGAAYQPYVSELLSFSIERLHKEPELLRVDAERVQRQMQEVAVENYGAFIAASEALSFVRAQLEGFDSHLEALIEEIPNLTSGCTEFVESAQQILEERKLNQTLLANHSTLLDLLEIPQLMDTCIRNGNYDEALDLEAFVSKISKLHPDLPVIQGLAAEVKKTVQSLISQLLQKLRSNIQLPECLRIVSHLRRIGVFSETELRLQFLRCREAWLSGILDDLDQRNVYDYLKGMVHCHRTHLFDVVNQYRAIFNNDKSGSEENYDGGLLFSWAMQQVSNHLTTLQVMLANITEGGSLSYILDQCMYCAMGLGLVGLDFRGLLPPIFENAVLNLFSKNMSTAVENFQVVLDSHRWVPMPSVGFVANGVVDETSDDVTPPSVLMEHPPLAVFVNGVSAAMNELRLCAPLSLKQVLAQEVVKGLQAVSDSLVRYNAMRMLRGNESSLFLSLCQAFIEVAYPYCAACFGRCYPNGATLITECRSTFDAVSQLLTVPARSNSSGISIERRQSGGLERKQSGSLERKQSGSIERRQSGVIERKQSVESAGTAVTDNGLPVDGPGPEVNNDAGTPASPVQADAQTSPPAIK